The following coding sequences lie in one Lolium perenne isolate Kyuss_39 chromosome 2, Kyuss_2.0, whole genome shotgun sequence genomic window:
- the LOC127336278 gene encoding coniferyl alcohol acyltransferase, with protein sequence MVKETNEVHGAEVTILTSATMTVAPALPMQEHRLPLSNLDLLLPPIDVGVFFCYLHPAPTAAALKEALAKVLVTYYPLAGEVVSNADGEPEVLCSGRGVDFTEASADDAELRELRLGMVDEGVEKLVPAKKAGVICVQVTKFKCGGAVVGCTFDHRVCDAYSFNMFLVAWAAAARGGSAALAPSFRRSLVAPRDPSPRTHSTDALIDRLFSPLSSAPPPPPSSVTATAVNRIYHISAADVKEMQARAGPTRTKLEAFTAHLWQLSSRAASERQSLCCMGMVVDGRGRMFPDGAMEAYFGNVLTITYGVIGAGDLRRRMALADVADDVHRWVREAATGEHFRGLIDWVEALRPKPAAARAYLGGTGGAEATACIVSSGMGFPVGEADFGTGVPAFASYHFPWPAGAAYVMPMPSARGDGDWVVYVHASPELVKVMEEKHSIFKALDNSYVFGGMGDR encoded by the exons ATGGTGAAAGAAACCAACGAAGTTCACGGCGCCGAGGTGACAATCCTCACGTCTGCCACCATGACCGTGGCGCCGGCGCTGCCGATGCAGGAGCACCGTCTGCCTTTGTCGAACCTGGACCTCCTCCTGCCGCCCATCGACGTCGGCGTCTTCTTCTGCTACCTCCACCCCGCGCCAACAGCGGCCGCGCTCAAGGAGGCGCTGGCCAAAGTGCTGGTCACGTACTACCCGCTCGCCGGGGAGGTCGTGTCCAACGCGGACGGCGAGCCGGAGGTGCTGTGCAGCGGCCGAGGCGTCGACTTTACGGAGGCGAGCGCCGACGACGCGGAGCTGCGGGAGCTTCGGCTGGGCATGGTAGACGAAGGCGTGGAGAAACTTGTACCCGCCAAAAAAGCCGGCGTCATATGTGTTCAG GTCACGAAGTTTAAGTGTGGTGGCGCTGTCGTCGGCTGCACTTTCGACCACCGTGTATGCGACGCCTACTCCTTCAACATGTTCCTCGTAGCGTGGGCGGCCGCCGCCCGCGGTGGCTCTGCAGCTCTAGCCCCGTCGTTTCGCCGCTCCCTAGTCGCTCCGCGCGACCCGTCGCCGCGCACACACTCCACCGACGCTCTCATCGATCGTCTCTTCTCCCCTCTTAGCTCCGCACCGCCGCCCCCTCCATCCTCCGTCACCGCAACCGCCGTCAACCGCATCTATCACATCTCCGCCGCCGACGTCAAGGAAATGCAGGCCAGGGCAGGGCCTACGCGCACAAAGCTCGAGGCATTCACGGCCCACCTATGGCAGCTCTCCTCCAGGGCGGCCTCCGAGCGCCAGAGCCTATGCTGCATGGGCATGGTCGTCGACGGGCGCGGCCGCATGTTCCCAGATGGCGCCATGGAGGCCTACTTTGGTAATGTCCTGACCATAACATATGGCGTCATCGGCGCTGGGGACCTCCGCCGGCGCATGGCCCTCGCCGACGTGGCGGACGACGTGCACCGGTGGGTGCGGGAGGCCGCGACGGGCGAGCACTTCCGGGGCCTGATCGACTGGGTGGAGGCGCTGCGGCCCAAGCCGGCCGCAGCCAGAGCGTACCTGGGTGGCACCGGCGGCGCCGAGGCGACGGCGTGCATCGTGTCATCGGGGAtgggtttccccgtcggcgaggccgACTTCGGCACGGGCGTGCCGGCATTCGCGTCATACCATTTCCCGTGGCCAGCCGGCGCAGCTTACGTGATGCCGATGCCGAGCGCTCGCGGGGACGGCGACTGGGTGGTATACGTGCACGCCTCACCTGAGTTGGTGAAGGTGATGGAGGAAAAGCATTCTATTTTCAAAGCCCTGGATAACAGCTATGTGTTCGGAGGAATGGGCGACAGGTAA